A portion of the Halalkalicoccus tibetensis genome contains these proteins:
- a CDS encoding universal stress protein, translating into MHRALVAVDGTERDRELLSEAADYAAGTDAELLLLVTVPEETIEANSETIDRIAEVEHTSYSSDTVLASVENPVRETAEAVIGNGVDYEIRTGVTDERVDAILQVAEEAGCDHLFMLGRRRSPTGKAVFGDETQRAILNFEGYVTVSFD; encoded by the coding sequence ATGCATCGCGCACTCGTCGCCGTCGACGGCACCGAACGCGACCGCGAGCTGCTGAGCGAGGCGGCCGACTACGCCGCCGGGACGGACGCGGAACTCCTGCTTCTGGTGACGGTCCCCGAGGAGACGATCGAGGCCAACAGCGAGACGATCGACCGGATCGCCGAGGTCGAACACACCTCCTACAGCTCCGATACCGTGCTCGCGTCGGTCGAGAACCCGGTCCGCGAGACCGCCGAGGCGGTGATCGGGAACGGAGTCGACTACGAGATCCGAACGGGGGTGACCGACGAACGGGTCGACGCGATCCTCCAGGTCGCCGAGGAGGCCGGTTGCGATCACCTGTTCATGCTGGGCCGGCGCCGTTCGCCGACCGGCAAGGCGGTCTTCGGCGACGAGACCCAGCGCGCGATCCTGAACTTCGAGGGCTACGTCACCGTCTCGTTCGATTAA
- a CDS encoding sugar phosphate isomerase/epimerase translates to MARTAVQLYTLRGIDDPLPAVLESVAETSLDGVEFAHRVAGADTNEVLATLEGTGLEVAAAHVGLDALEDDYGETTALYDELGAEDLVVPWLDPPHFESEAAVAEIAERLNDVAGRLADDGFTLHYHNHDQEFVDCGGHSAMDELLERTDGSIGFELDLGWANAGGADPVALLDRYGERISHVHFADADAASASPTELGEGDLDLEACAEAARSAGVEWYIYEHDEPADPHESLSYGAETLDPFR, encoded by the coding sequence ATGGCACGGACCGCCGTCCAGCTGTACACGCTCCGCGGGATCGACGACCCCCTCCCGGCCGTCCTCGAATCGGTCGCCGAGACGTCCCTCGACGGCGTCGAGTTCGCCCACCGGGTGGCCGGGGCCGACACGAACGAAGTCCTCGCGACCCTCGAGGGGACGGGCTTGGAGGTCGCCGCGGCCCACGTCGGCCTCGACGCGCTCGAGGACGACTACGGGGAGACGACGGCGCTCTACGACGAACTGGGCGCGGAGGACCTCGTCGTCCCGTGGCTCGACCCCCCGCACTTCGAGAGCGAGGCGGCCGTCGCCGAGATCGCGGAACGCCTAAACGACGTCGCGGGGCGGCTCGCAGACGACGGTTTCACGCTGCACTACCACAACCACGACCAGGAGTTCGTCGACTGTGGCGGACACAGCGCGATGGACGAGCTGCTCGAACGAACCGACGGGTCGATCGGCTTCGAGCTCGATCTGGGCTGGGCGAACGCCGGCGGCGCGGATCCGGTCGCCCTCCTCGATCGCTACGGCGAGCGGATCTCGCACGTCCACTTCGCGGACGCCGACGCGGCGTCGGCCTCCCCGACCGAGCTCGGCGAGGGCGACCTCGATCTCGAGGCCTGCGCCGAGGCCGCCCGGTCGGCGGGCGTCGAGTGGTACATATACGAACACGACGAGCCGGCCGACCCCCACGAATCGCTCTCGTACGGCGCCGAGACCCTCGATCCGTTCCGTTAA
- a CDS encoding VOC family protein → MASTRAHHVGVTVADLEGAVEFYRDVLGLDVLDRFTVSGEAFASAVGVEGATGEFVHLDADGARIELIEYEPEGEERTVPSVNQPGATHVGLAVSDLDGFHKSLPDGVGTLSEPRTTDTGSRILFVRDPEDNLVELIEA, encoded by the coding sequence ATGGCATCCACGCGCGCACACCACGTCGGCGTGACGGTCGCGGACCTCGAAGGAGCCGTCGAGTTCTACCGGGACGTCCTCGGGCTCGACGTGCTGGATCGGTTCACGGTCTCCGGGGAGGCGTTCGCGTCGGCGGTCGGCGTCGAGGGGGCGACCGGGGAGTTCGTCCATCTCGACGCCGACGGCGCTCGGATAGAACTGATCGAATACGAGCCCGAGGGCGAGGAGCGAACGGTCCCGAGCGTGAACCAGCCGGGCGCGACCCACGTCGGGCTCGCCGTCTCGGACCTCGACGGGTTCCACAAGTCGCTCCCCGACGGCGTCGGGACCCTGAGCGAACCCCGAACGACGGACACCGGATCCCGGATCCTGTTCGTCCGCGACCCCGAGGACAACCTCGTCGAGCTCATCGAAGCCTGA
- the dgoD gene encoding galactonate dehydratase codes for MTELVDYDLYEVPPRWLFLRLETSDGLVGWGEPVVEGRAKTVRAAVEELLDSYLLGEDPSRIEDHWQTMYRGGFYRGGPILMSAIAGIDQALWDIKGKRFGAPVHELLGGRARDRIRVYQWIGGDRPGEVGEAAAEKVSEGFTGLKMNATSELRRVDTPAAVREAEERLGEVREAVGPEIDIGVDFHGRVTKPMAKRLAAALEPYEPMFIEEPVLPEHNDALPAIAAHTSIPIATGERMFSRWDFKEVFEDGSVDVIQPDLSHAGGITEVKKIADMAEAYDVALAPHCPLGPIALASCVQIDACSPNALIQEQSLDIHYNRGGDVLDYLADPGVFEYEEGYVDVPSAPGLGIELNEEYIEEQAEGSVDWHNPVWRHDDGSVAEW; via the coding sequence ATGACCGAACTCGTCGACTACGACCTGTACGAAGTACCGCCGCGGTGGCTCTTCCTCCGCCTCGAGACCAGCGACGGCCTGGTCGGCTGGGGCGAACCCGTCGTCGAGGGTCGCGCCAAGACCGTCCGCGCGGCCGTCGAGGAGCTGCTCGATAGCTACCTGCTCGGCGAGGACCCCTCGCGGATCGAGGACCACTGGCAGACGATGTACCGCGGCGGGTTCTACAGGGGTGGTCCGATCCTCATGAGCGCGATCGCCGGGATCGACCAGGCGCTCTGGGACATCAAGGGCAAGCGCTTCGGCGCGCCGGTCCACGAACTGCTGGGCGGCCGCGCCCGTGATCGAATCAGGGTCTATCAGTGGATCGGCGGCGACCGACCTGGCGAAGTCGGCGAAGCCGCGGCGGAAAAGGTCTCGGAGGGCTTTACGGGCCTGAAGATGAACGCGACCAGCGAGCTCCGGCGGGTCGACACCCCCGCCGCGGTCCGGGAGGCCGAGGAGCGCCTCGGCGAGGTCCGCGAGGCGGTCGGCCCCGAGATCGACATCGGGGTCGACTTCCACGGGCGGGTCACCAAGCCGATGGCCAAACGGCTCGCGGCGGCGCTCGAGCCTTACGAGCCGATGTTCATCGAGGAGCCCGTCCTCCCCGAGCACAACGACGCCCTGCCGGCGATCGCCGCCCACACGTCGATCCCGATCGCGACGGGTGAGAGGATGTTCTCGCGGTGGGACTTCAAGGAGGTCTTCGAGGACGGCAGCGTCGACGTCATCCAGCCCGACCTCTCGCACGCCGGCGGGATCACCGAGGTCAAGAAGATCGCCGACATGGCCGAGGCCTACGACGTGGCGCTTGCCCCGCACTGTCCGCTGGGCCCGATCGCGCTCGCCTCCTGCGTCCAGATCGACGCCTGCTCGCCGAACGCGCTGATCCAGGAACAGAGCCTCGACATCCACTACAACCGGGGCGGCGACGTCCTCGATTATCTGGCCGACCCGGGCGTCTTCGAGTACGAGGAGGGCTACGTCGACGTGCCCTCGGCTCCCGGGCTGGGGATCGAGCTCAACGAGGAGTACATCGAGGAGCAGGCCGAGGGGTCCGTCGACTGGCACAACCCCGTCTGGCGCCACGACGACGGCAGCGTCGCGGAGTGGTGA
- the rdfA gene encoding rod-determining factor RdfA produces the protein MASEGRTRGKVGRVIEKYGLDGFGAELEARWTGEGDQQYSLRALADLFNRRVLEAAMSEAGVRSLEGEVENRYRLLTDDDVSAGMREQTRRELDRAGVDVEAVESDFVSHQSIYTYLTEHREATHPSSVERTPEERRERELDKIGALITRTSAVTRDSIDRLAGGDALSGGISDVFVDVQVTCEACGQSMSATAFLENGGCSCRD, from the coding sequence ATGGCTAGCGAAGGGCGTACCCGAGGAAAGGTCGGGCGGGTCATCGAGAAGTACGGTCTCGACGGGTTCGGCGCGGAGCTCGAGGCCCGCTGGACCGGCGAGGGCGACCAGCAGTACAGCCTCCGGGCGCTCGCGGACCTGTTCAACCGGCGCGTTCTCGAGGCGGCGATGAGCGAGGCCGGCGTACGCTCGCTCGAAGGGGAGGTCGAGAACCGGTACCGGCTGCTCACCGACGACGACGTCAGCGCGGGGATGCGCGAACAGACCCGCCGGGAGCTCGACCGAGCCGGGGTCGACGTCGAGGCGGTCGAGTCCGACTTCGTCTCCCACCAGTCGATCTACACCTACCTGACCGAGCACCGTGAGGCGACCCACCCCTCGAGCGTCGAGCGCACCCCGGAGGAACGGCGCGAGCGCGAACTCGACAAGATCGGGGCGCTCATCACCCGAACGAGCGCCGTCACCCGTGACTCGATCGACCGCCTGGCCGGCGGTGATGCGCTGTCGGGCGGGATCTCCGACGTCTTCGTCGACGTTCAGGTGACCTGCGAGGCCTGTGGTCAGTCGATGTCGGCGACGGCGTTCCTGGAGAACGGCGGCTGCTCGTGTCGGGACTGA
- a CDS encoding helix-turn-helix domain-containing protein: MGKLDGIAAADLRAALADATDHKAVRRLMVALAYEDGEPVDRLSDRYGIPRSTLYYWLDRFEERGIDGALADEPRPGRPPKLDEDARDGLNADLDAQPAEFGYEAAGWTPDLVRRHLEREYGVEYSTGHVRRLLREEL; encoded by the coding sequence ATGGGGAAACTCGACGGGATCGCGGCCGCAGACCTCCGGGCGGCGCTTGCCGACGCCACCGACCACAAGGCGGTCCGGCGTCTGATGGTCGCGCTCGCCTACGAGGACGGCGAACCCGTCGACCGGCTGAGCGACCGGTACGGGATCCCGCGCTCGACGCTCTACTACTGGCTCGACCGGTTCGAGGAGCGCGGGATCGATGGGGCGCTCGCCGACGAACCGCGGCCCGGCCGACCGCCGAAACTGGACGAGGACGCCCGCGACGGGCTGAACGCGGATCTCGACGCCCAGCCGGCCGAGTTCGGCTACGAAGCCGCCGGATGGACGCCCGATCTCGTTCGCCGACATCTCGAACGCGAGTACGGCGTCGAGTACTCGACGGGCCACGTCAGGCGACTCCTTCGAGAGGAGCTGTAG
- a CDS encoding 3-hydroxyacyl-CoA dehydrogenase family protein, which produces MEVAVLGAGTMGRGIAGASATAGHEVTIRDVEPPYVERGIESIGETLREGVDRGTVAPEERAAALDRITGTTDLADLAGAELVIEAVPEEMELKRETVADAERVTDGAVIASNTSSLSLTGIASALETPGRAIGLHFFNPVHLMDLVEVVVAEQTDDATVEFAEGFVEGLGKETIAVRDTPGFATSRLGVAIGVEAMRMVEQGVASPRAIDRAMELGYNHPVGPLELTDVVGLDARLDILEALHEELGERFHPPRILKRKVRAGKLGKKTGEGFYVWEDGEPVGPADE; this is translated from the coding sequence ATGGAGGTCGCAGTGCTGGGCGCGGGGACGATGGGGCGCGGGATCGCGGGGGCGAGCGCGACGGCCGGCCACGAGGTGACGATCCGTGACGTCGAGCCCCCGTACGTCGAACGGGGGATCGAATCGATCGGGGAGACCCTTCGGGAGGGGGTCGACCGCGGGACAGTCGCACCCGAGGAACGCGCGGCGGCGCTCGATCGGATCACAGGGACGACCGATCTCGCGGACCTCGCGGGCGCCGAGCTCGTGATCGAGGCCGTCCCCGAGGAGATGGAGCTCAAACGGGAGACGGTCGCCGACGCCGAGCGCGTCACCGACGGGGCGGTCATCGCCTCGAACACCTCCTCGCTGTCGCTGACGGGGATCGCGAGCGCGCTCGAGACCCCTGGCAGGGCGATCGGACTGCATTTCTTCAACCCAGTCCACCTGATGGATCTCGTCGAGGTGGTAGTCGCCGAGCAGACCGACGACGCCACCGTCGAGTTCGCCGAGGGGTTCGTCGAGGGACTGGGAAAGGAGACCATCGCCGTCCGCGACACGCCCGGGTTCGCGACCTCGCGGCTGGGCGTCGCGATCGGGGTCGAGGCGATGCGGATGGTCGAGCAGGGCGTTGCGAGCCCACGGGCGATCGACCGGGCGATGGAGCTGGGCTACAACCACCCCGTGGGCCCGCTCGAGCTCACCGACGTCGTCGGACTCGACGCCCGCCTCGACATCCTCGAAGCCCTCCACGAGGAGCTCGGCGAGCGCTTTCACCCGCCCCGGATCCTCAAACGAAAAGTCCGGGCGGGCAAGCTCGGAAAGAAAACCGGCGAGGGCTTCTACGTCTGGGAAGACGGCGAGCCGGTCGGCCCGGCCGACGAGTAA
- a CDS encoding zinc-binding dehydrogenase, with the protein MRAVVLETHGEPLAVRDVPVPDPDPDGVVVDVEACGICRSDWHAWKGHGDWVDDVPPEGQILGHEPAGTIVEVGERVETLREGDRVAVPFSLGDGTCPRCRNGHGNVCENGIGLGFEPAGQGAFADRVAVPHADYNLTTLPDGLSATATAALGCRYMTAYHGLAHRADLTPGDWVAVHGCGGVGLSAVQIAGALGARVIAVDIREAALEKAVELGAHATVDGEGDVSKAIRERTDGGADVSIDALGIAETCRNSVDCLASLGQHLQMGLTTGAERGEVPLPTDSMVGREVDFLGSRGMPPTRYDELLDFVASGAIDPAELVTRTVPLDEVPSRIAAMDEFDAVGIEVCELRP; encoded by the coding sequence ATGCGCGCAGTCGTCCTCGAAACGCATGGAGAGCCGCTCGCGGTGAGAGACGTTCCAGTGCCCGACCCCGACCCCGATGGGGTGGTCGTCGACGTCGAGGCCTGCGGGATCTGTCGAAGCGACTGGCACGCCTGGAAGGGCCACGGCGACTGGGTCGACGACGTCCCCCCCGAGGGCCAGATCCTCGGTCACGAGCCCGCCGGCACCATCGTCGAGGTCGGCGAGCGCGTCGAGACCCTCCGGGAGGGCGACCGGGTCGCGGTCCCGTTCAGCCTCGGCGACGGCACCTGCCCGCGCTGTCGGAACGGCCACGGCAACGTCTGCGAGAACGGGATCGGCCTCGGGTTCGAGCCCGCCGGACAGGGCGCGTTCGCCGACCGGGTCGCGGTGCCCCACGCCGACTACAACCTCACGACGCTCCCCGACGGGCTCTCGGCGACGGCGACCGCGGCGCTGGGCTGTCGGTACATGACCGCCTACCACGGACTGGCCCACCGCGCCGACCTCACCCCCGGCGACTGGGTCGCGGTCCACGGCTGTGGCGGCGTCGGCCTCTCGGCGGTCCAGATCGCGGGCGCGCTCGGCGCGCGCGTGATCGCCGTCGACATCCGCGAGGCGGCCCTGGAGAAGGCGGTCGAGCTCGGCGCCCACGCGACGGTCGACGGCGAGGGGGACGTTTCGAAAGCGATCCGCGAGCGAACGGACGGGGGCGCCGACGTCTCTATCGACGCGCTGGGGATCGCCGAGACCTGCCGGAACTCCGTCGACTGTCTCGCGAGCCTCGGCCAACACCTCCAGATGGGGCTGACGACCGGTGCCGAACGCGGCGAGGTCCCGTTGCCGACCGACTCGATGGTCGGCCGCGAGGTCGACTTCCTCGGCTCGCGGGGGATGCCGCCGACCCGGTACGACGAACTCCTCGACTTCGTCGCGAGCGGCGCGATCGACCCCGCCGAACTCGTCACCCGGACGGTTCCCCTCGACGAGGTCCCGAGCCGGATCGCCGCGATGGACGAGTTCGACGCCGTCGGCATCGAGGTCTGCGAGCTACGGCCCTGA
- a CDS encoding 2Fe-2S iron-sulfur cluster-binding protein yields MPTIEYEGERIDCEAGDELREALLEADRSPHNGASNYANCGGRAVCGTCAVEVRGPVSEMGEDERSRLSKWPHDLESGLRLACQTRVEGDIEVEKHGGFWGQKGDR; encoded by the coding sequence ATGCCCACTATCGAGTACGAGGGCGAGCGGATCGACTGCGAGGCGGGCGACGAGCTTCGCGAGGCGCTGCTCGAAGCCGACCGCTCACCGCACAACGGGGCGTCGAACTACGCGAACTGCGGCGGCCGGGCGGTCTGTGGGACCTGTGCGGTCGAGGTCCGCGGACCGGTCAGCGAGATGGGCGAGGACGAACGCTCGCGGCTCTCGAAGTGGCCCCACGACCTCGAGTCGGGGCTCCGGCTTGCCTGCCAGACCCGCGTCGAGGGCGATATCGAGGTGGAAAAACACGGCGGGTTCTGGGGGCAGAAGGGCGACCGGTGA
- a CDS encoding ABC transporter ATP-binding protein gives MSARNDYIDRRETTETTRPADERGQQSTAEAVLELDGVTKSFGSECAVEELSLPVREGELLTLLGPSGCGKTTTLRLIAGLERPDGGSIRVGGERVAAGDERSFVAPERRDVGVVFQDFALFPHMSAAENVAFGLDDWDDEAREARVEELLELVGLADHAASTPDELSGGQKQRVALARSLAPEPEILLLDEPFSNLDVDLRVEMREEVRRILKEAGVTGVSVTHDQEEAMSISDRVAVMNDGQLMQVGRPEEVFQHPESRFVAGFLGHASFLSASVVDDIVETPLGRVGRDRIHGLAPEYDRAEIDVLVRPDDVLIRPAEEGRVDGRVTYRRYLGPTVLYRVELENGDVVEAMHNHAERVELEAPVGVELAATHDLAWFPTEDH, from the coding sequence ATGTCCGCCAGAAACGACTACATCGACCGACGCGAGACGACCGAGACGACCCGGCCCGCAGACGAGCGAGGCCAGCAGTCGACGGCGGAGGCCGTCCTCGAACTCGACGGCGTCACGAAGAGCTTCGGAAGCGAGTGTGCCGTCGAGGAGCTCTCGCTCCCGGTCCGCGAGGGCGAGCTGCTGACGCTGCTCGGCCCCTCGGGCTGCGGGAAGACGACGACCCTGCGCCTGATCGCGGGGCTCGAACGACCCGACGGCGGGTCGATCCGGGTCGGCGGGGAGCGGGTCGCCGCCGGCGACGAGCGCTCGTTCGTCGCACCCGAGCGCCGCGACGTCGGCGTCGTCTTCCAGGACTTCGCGCTCTTCCCCCACATGAGCGCCGCCGAGAACGTCGCGTTCGGGCTCGACGACTGGGACGACGAGGCCCGCGAGGCCCGCGTCGAGGAACTGCTCGAGCTGGTGGGGCTCGCCGACCACGCGGCGAGCACGCCCGACGAACTCTCGGGCGGGCAGAAACAGCGCGTCGCGCTCGCGCGCTCGCTCGCGCCCGAGCCCGAGATCCTCCTGCTCGACGAGCCCTTCTCGAACCTCGACGTCGATCTGCGCGTCGAGATGCGCGAGGAGGTACGCCGGATCCTTAAGGAGGCCGGCGTGACGGGGGTCTCGGTGACCCACGACCAGGAGGAGGCGATGTCGATCTCGGATCGCGTCGCCGTGATGAACGACGGACAGCTGATGCAGGTCGGGCGCCCAGAGGAGGTCTTTCAACACCCCGAATCGCGCTTCGTCGCGGGCTTTCTGGGCCACGCGAGCTTCCTCTCGGCGTCGGTCGTCGACGACATCGTCGAGACCCCGCTCGGCCGGGTCGGCCGCGACCGGATCCACGGGCTCGCCCCCGAGTACGACCGCGCCGAGATCGACGTGCTCGTCCGTCCCGACGACGTGCTCATCCGCCCCGCCGAGGAGGGACGGGTCGACGGCCGGGTGACCTACCGGCGCTATCTCGGCCCCACCGTCCTCTACCGGGTGGAACTGGAGAACGGCGACGTCGTCGAGGCGATGCACAACCACGCCGAGCGCGTCGAGCTCGAGGCGCCCGTGGGCGTCGAGCTCGCCGCCACCCACGACCTCGCGTGGTTCCCGACCGAGGACCACTGA
- a CDS encoding iron ABC transporter permease, with protein MKPITTYFDSDGRFESLGERLGETDRSALALAAISAVIAFLVISPMFWLLWRASTVDPARAYGLIVSSQTATITLNSVLLMLAVTLFSILLGVPLAVLTTRTDLPYPRFWTVVAALPLVIPSYIGAIAFVSMFGSGGQIDSLFGMTIPRVDGLRGATFIITLYTYPYVFLTTRAALLSMDSSLVDAARTLNAGRLDAFRRVTLPQIRPGIAAGALLAGLYAISDFGTPAFMGAGVFTSTIYWEFSGFAVEYAALLALQLIAIVAVVLVIEAGIGSDEDASGATGAGGAIRLGAWKWPAMGFVSLIGIVTLVVPVAIFTNWLVRSVGDPIPALEFQAEFAANSVYLALLAALVACAFALPVAYYSGRSNSLVARVLERATYVGFAVPGVVIGLALVFLGTRTLPSFYRQGVWLLVFAYVVRFLPQAVGTVRSSVLQVDTATLEAARTLNAGPLETFRRVTLPLILPGVIAGGILVFLTTMKELPMTLMLQPIGMDTLVIVIWGAQNALAYRYAAVPALLLVLISGLTMVVLLRQEGYGVG; from the coding sequence ATGAAACCGATCACGACCTACTTCGACAGCGACGGGCGGTTCGAGTCGCTCGGGGAGCGACTCGGCGAGACCGATCGCTCGGCGCTCGCCCTGGCGGCGATCAGCGCCGTCATCGCCTTTCTCGTGATCTCCCCGATGTTCTGGCTGCTCTGGCGCGCCTCGACGGTCGATCCGGCGCGCGCCTACGGGCTGATCGTCTCCTCGCAGACGGCGACGATCACGCTCAACAGCGTCCTCCTGATGCTCGCGGTCACCCTGTTTTCGATCCTGCTCGGCGTCCCGCTCGCCGTGCTCACCACGCGGACGGACCTCCCCTATCCGCGCTTCTGGACCGTCGTCGCCGCGCTCCCGCTGGTCATCCCGAGCTACATCGGCGCGATCGCGTTCGTCTCGATGTTCGGCTCGGGCGGGCAGATCGACTCGCTGTTCGGGATGACGATCCCGCGCGTCGACGGGCTGCGGGGGGCGACGTTCATCATCACCCTCTATACCTACCCGTACGTCTTCCTCACGACCCGGGCGGCCCTGCTGTCGATGGACAGCTCGCTCGTCGACGCCGCCCGCACGCTCAACGCCGGGCGTCTCGACGCCTTTCGCCGGGTCACGCTCCCGCAGATCAGGCCGGGTATCGCCGCCGGCGCGCTGCTGGCCGGCCTCTATGCGATCTCCGACTTCGGCACGCCGGCGTTCATGGGGGCCGGCGTCTTCACGAGCACGATCTACTGGGAGTTCAGCGGCTTCGCCGTCGAGTACGCCGCGCTGCTCGCCCTGCAGCTGATCGCGATCGTCGCCGTCGTCCTCGTCATCGAGGCGGGCATCGGCAGCGACGAGGACGCGAGCGGCGCCACGGGCGCGGGCGGCGCCATCCGGCTCGGGGCCTGGAAGTGGCCGGCGATGGGCTTCGTCTCGCTGATCGGGATCGTCACGCTCGTCGTCCCGGTCGCGATCTTCACGAACTGGCTGGTCCGCAGCGTCGGCGACCCCATCCCCGCACTGGAGTTCCAGGCGGAGTTCGCCGCCAACTCGGTCTACCTCGCCCTCCTGGCCGCGCTGGTCGCCTGTGCGTTCGCCCTGCCGGTCGCCTACTACTCCGGGCGGTCGAACTCGCTGGTCGCGCGGGTGCTCGAGCGGGCGACCTACGTCGGCTTCGCCGTCCCGGGGGTCGTCATCGGCCTCGCGCTCGTCTTCCTGGGCACGCGCACGCTGCCCTCGTTCTACAGACAGGGCGTCTGGCTGCTCGTCTTCGCCTATGTCGTGCGCTTCCTCCCGCAGGCGGTCGGCACCGTCCGCTCGTCGGTGCTGCAGGTCGACACCGCGACCCTTGAGGCCGCCCGCACGCTCAACGCCGGTCCCCTCGAGACGTTCCGCCGGGTCACGCTGCCGCTGATCCTGCCGGGCGTGATCGCCGGCGGGATCCTCGTCTTCCTGACGACGATGAAGGAGCTGCCGATGACGCTGATGCTCCAGCCCATCGGGATGGACACGCTGGTCATCGTCATCTGGGGCGCCCAGAACGCCCTCGCGTACCGCTACGCGGCGGTCCCGGCCCTGCTGCTCGTCCTCATCTCCGGGCTGACGATGGTCGTCTTGCTGCGCCAGGAGGGCTACGGCGTCGGCTGA
- a CDS encoding extracellular solute-binding protein: MADQASDAMVDRRRFLGYTGATLFGTAALAGCTDDENGDGEGADGGNGDGAAGALAEAEPLGEPVDSTAVSWDDLGDLEGELTIYSGRTPDQIDAAFEALEDEYEGFTVSRNYADNDVQVNQLIEEGEATPADLFYSQDPGALNALEGEGLLQELPGDLVDAVPESYRHPDGVWTGVTGRTRSIQFNTERWEGDAEDFPTDIMEYATDERFQGVIATRPNSGTFRGFIQAMVELEGEEETREWVRAMVEEQDVQLFEGGSDQAEAVNRGGDDDPIVALGNSYYAARILNEDPDAPIDLAFTENDAGCLFSVAGVGVLNDLEDPELVAEFVRHLLAAEGQEFMMEANGEYPVVEGVDYVGELPDLEEINPPEFDLSDFDMDLQEAQNLLDEEGMTV; this comes from the coding sequence ATGGCAGATCAGGCATCCGACGCTATGGTGGATCGACGACGGTTCCTCGGCTACACGGGGGCGACACTGTTCGGCACGGCCGCCCTCGCGGGCTGTACGGACGACGAGAACGGCGACGGGGAGGGCGCCGACGGCGGGAACGGAGACGGCGCGGCCGGGGCGCTCGCGGAGGCCGAGCCGCTGGGCGAGCCGGTTGACTCGACGGCGGTCTCCTGGGACGACCTCGGCGACCTCGAGGGCGAGCTCACGATCTACTCGGGCCGAACGCCCGACCAGATCGACGCGGCCTTCGAGGCCCTGGAGGACGAGTACGAGGGGTTCACCGTCAGCCGGAACTACGCCGACAACGACGTCCAGGTCAACCAGCTCATCGAGGAGGGCGAGGCCACGCCGGCCGACCTGTTCTACTCCCAGGACCCCGGCGCGCTGAACGCGCTCGAAGGGGAGGGGCTCCTTCAGGAGCTGCCGGGAGACCTCGTCGACGCCGTTCCCGAGAGCTACCGCCACCCCGACGGGGTCTGGACCGGCGTGACCGGCCGGACCCGCTCGATCCAGTTCAACACCGAGCGCTGGGAGGGCGACGCCGAGGACTTCCCGACGGACATCATGGAGTACGCGACCGACGAGCGCTTCCAGGGGGTCATCGCTACCAGACCGAACTCGGGCACCTTCCGCGGGTTCATCCAGGCGATGGTCGAGCTCGAGGGCGAGGAGGAGACCCGCGAGTGGGTGCGTGCGATGGTCGAGGAACAGGACGTCCAGCTCTTCGAGGGCGGCTCCGACCAGGCGGAAGCCGTCAACCGCGGGGGCGACGACGACCCGATCGTCGCGCTGGGCAACAGCTACTACGCCGCCCGCATCCTCAACGAGGACCCCGACGCGCCGATCGACCTGGCGTTCACCGAGAACGACGCCGGCTGCCTGTTCAGCGTCGCGGGCGTCGGCGTCCTGAACGATCTAGAGGACCCCGAGCTGGTCGCGGAGTTCGTCCGCCACCTGCTCGCGGCGGAGGGCCAGGAGTTCATGATGGAGGCCAACGGCGAGTACCCCGTCGTCGAGGGCGTCGACTACGTCGGCGAGCTGCCCGACCTCGAGGAGATCAACCCGCCGGAGTTCGACCTCAGCGACTTCGACATGGACCTCCAGGAGGCACAGAACCTCCTCGACGAGGAGGGGATGACGGTCTGA
- a CDS encoding AbrB/MazE/SpoVT family DNA-binding domain-containing protein: MTNDADATWWPPAMFADQMQEASEEAVEQQQKLFSQWLSGMNATGPQSMGGLSQLSAMSMGAATFKTRVQSGGRISIPDAEREALGIDEGDIVQTIVIPLNATNGDTSNDD, from the coding sequence ATGACGAACGACGCCGACGCTACGTGGTGGCCGCCCGCGATGTTCGCGGATCAGATGCAGGAGGCCAGCGAAGAGGCCGTCGAACAGCAGCAGAAGCTGTTCTCGCAGTGGCTGTCGGGGATGAACGCGACCGGACCGCAGTCGATGGGCGGGCTGTCCCAGCTCTCAGCGATGAGCATGGGCGCGGCGACGTTCAAGACGCGCGTCCAGAGCGGCGGCCGGATCTCGATCCCCGACGCGGAACGAGAGGCGCTCGGAATCGACGAGGGCGACATCGTTCAGACGATCGTCATCCCCCTCAACGCGACCAACGGAGACACTTCCAACGATGACTGA